The following coding sequences are from one Humulus lupulus chromosome X, drHumLupu1.1, whole genome shotgun sequence window:
- the LOC133803877 gene encoding U-box domain-containing protein 35 → MWFPKHHSERKGGNGLVAVAIDKDKNSQNALKWAIDNILQRGQTVVLIHVKLKQHGSNSSTSFSTSTQVTYTNYTRMLISKEPDPQTRELFLPFRCFCSRKDIQCKDIMLEDVDVAKALIEYVSQAAIENLVLGASVKTGFLRFKMTDIPGSVGKGAPDFCNVYVISKGKIQSMRSAMRPAPANSTLRAQIMKQSSPKSNEPQEIQVSLPTTKAAFEKPPDPLRRSYDEIEYFRSPFTSRRGPNGKSYGELPMLDSDISFVSSGRPSLDRIIHPLFNENVDSAKTSPRMSIGTEFDFNHSFESLPNGRRSEDTLSPSEFSSFSQESDLLSSSSPAMEDVEAEMKRLKLELKQTMEMYSTACKEALSAKQKAIELQRWKNDEERRLEEARFAEEAALAIAEKERAKSKAAIEAAEAARRIADLEVQKRVNAELKAIKESEERRKAIEALSKTDLRYRRYSIEEIEAATGFFDKSRKIGEGGYGPVYKCYLDHTPAAIKVLRPDAAQGRSQFQQEVEVLTCIRHPNMVLLLGACPDFGCLVYEFMANGSLEDRLFCRGNTRPLSWQLRFRIAAEIGTGLLFLHQTKPEPLVHRDLKPANILLDRNFVSKISDVGLARLVPPSIADNVTQYRMTSTAGTFCYIDPEYQQTGMLGVKSDIYSLGIMFLQLITAKSAMGLTHHVERAIEKGTFAEMLDPAVPDWPHEEALSFGKLALKCAELRRKDRPDLGNVILPELNRLRALAEDNMQLTLLAGDESPGFNHSQVSVVSLTLLSTFVSLFTITSRTSLLQSLYH, encoded by the exons atgtGGTTTCCAAAACACCATTCCGAGAGAAAAGGAGGGAATGGATTGGTGGCAGTGGCCATAGACAAAGACAAGAACAGCCAAAATGCCCTTAAATGGGCTATTGACAATATTCTCCAAAGGGGACAAACTGTTGTTCTCATTCACGTCAAGCTCAAACAACACGGCTCCAACTCTTCAACTTCTTTTTCTACAAGTACGCAAGTCACTTATACAAATTATACACGCATGC TGATTTCCAAAGAACCTGATCCCCAGACAAGGGAGCTGTTCCTTCCTTTTCGATGTTTTTGTTCCCGTAAAGAT atacaATGCAAAGACATCATGTTAGAAGACGTAGATGTAGCTAAAGCATTGATTGAGTACGTTTCCCAGGCGGCAATCGAGAATTTGGTTCTTGGTGCTTCGGTCAAAACGGGCTTCCTTAG ATTCAAGATGACAGATATTCCTGGTAGCGTGGGAAAAGGGGCACCTGATTTTTGCAATGTGTATGTCATATCAAAGGGAAAGATTCAGTCAATGAGATCTGCCATGCGGCCAGCTCCGGCCAACTCTACCTTACGAGCTCAAATAATGAAACAATCAAGCCCAAAATCTAATGAGCCACAGGAGATACAAGTTTCCCTACCTACTACAAAAG CTGCTTTCGAGAAGCCACCAGACCCACTACGAAGATCCTATGATGAAATTGAATACTTCAG GTCTCCATTTACAAGCAGAAGAGGGCCAAATGGAAAGTCATATGGGGAACTTCCTATGTTAGACAGTGACATATCTTTTGTTAGCTCTGGAAGGCCAAGTCTTGACCGCATAATACATCCCTTATTCAATGAGAACGTAGACTCAGCAAAGACCTCTCCTAGGATGTCAATCGGTACAGAATTTGACTTTAACCACAGCTTTGAGTCTTTGCCGAATGGACGTAGGTCAGAGGATACCTTGTCTCCATCTgagttttcttcattttctcaagAGAGTGACTTATTATCATCTTCATCACCAGCCATG GAAGATGTGGAGGCTGAAATGAAGAGGCTAAAGCTTGAACTTAAGCAAACAATGGAAATGTATAGTACAGCATGCAAGGAAGCACTCTCAGCTAAACAGAAG gcCATAGAACTCCAACGCTGGAAAAATGATGAAGAGAGGAGATTGGAAGAAGCAAGATTTGCGGAGGAAGCTGCGCTGGCAATCGCAGAAAAGGAGAGAGCTAAGTCCAAAGCAGCCATTGAGGCTGCAGAAGCTGCTAGAAGAATTGCAGACCTTGAAGTACAAAAAAGAGTCAATGCAGAATTGAAAGCAATCAAAGAATCAGAAGAGAGGAGGAAAGCAATTGAAGCTCTGTCAAAAACAGATCTAAGGTACAGAAGGTACTCAATTGAAGAGATAGAAGCTGCAACAGGGTTTTTCGATAAATCCCGCAAGATTGGAGAAGGAGGTTATGGGCCTGTATACAAATGTTATCTTGACCATACACCTGCAGCTATTAAGGTTCTTCGTCCAGATGCAGCTCAAGGAAGATCACAGTTTCAGCAAGAG GTTGAAGTTCTGACCTGCATAAGGCATCCTAACATGGTGCTCCTTCTGGGAGCGTGCCCAGATTTTGGCTGCTTGGTTTATGAGTTCATGGCTAATGGGAGTTTGGAAGACCGTCTCTTCTGTCGAGGAAACACCCGTCCTCTTTCTTGGCAACTCAGGTTTAGAATTGCAGCTGAAATTGGCACTGGCTTATTGTTCCTCCACCAAACAAAGCCAGAGCCACTTGTGCACCGTGACCTTAAACCAGCAAACATCCTGCTTGATCGAAACTTCGTTAGCAAGATTAGTGATGTTGGCCTGGCCAGGCTAGTGCCCCCATCAATTGCCGATAATGTGACCCAATACCGCATGACATCCACTGCAGGAACTTTCTGCTATATTGATCCAGAATATCAGCAAACTGGAATGCTTGGTGTGAAGTCTGACATATACTCCCTAGGTATCATGTTTTTACAACTTATAACAGCAAAATCAGCAATGGGATTGACTCATCATGTGGAAAGGGCTATAGAAAAAGGGACTTTTGCTGAGATGTTGGATCCAGCTGTGCCAGATTGGCCCCATGAGGAAGCTTTAAGCTTTGGTAAACTGGCTCTCAAGTGTGCAGAGCTAAGACGAAAAGATAGACCAGACCTTGGCAACGTTATCCTCCCAGAACTCAACAGATTGAGAGCGCTTGCTGAAGATAATATGCAGCTAACATTGTTGGCTGGCGATGAAAGTCCAGGATTCAACCACAGCCAAGTCTCTGTAGTAAGTTTAACATTGCTCTCAACCTTTGTTTCACTGTTTACAATCACTAGCAGAACCAGCCTCCTTCAATCTCTTTATCATTAG